One window from the genome of Hoplias malabaricus isolate fHopMal1 chromosome 18, fHopMal1.hap1, whole genome shotgun sequence encodes:
- the LOC136674391 gene encoding UDP-glucuronosyltransferase 1A5-like isoform X2: protein MLLILIVVLGGTADICEGGKILVYPVDGSHWVNMKVLIEALHSRGHDITVIRPSSSWYITEHSSFYKSITVPDGIDSADEFIKEYINKMLEIQIGKASTLTYLKVQMSFFSLIVNAHLIACNTVSNIIEDKELVKRLQNEQYDLVLTDPAITAGVVLAHYLKLPLVLNVRWIMCSEGHFIIAPSPLSYIPVPGTGLSDQMTFLQRVKNSLFYAVILFQDKFVVGPHYKALCHKYFHDDCDVISLLQEADIWLMRLDFVFDFPKPTMPNVVYIGGFQCKPSKPLTEDLEAFVQSSGKHGFIIMSLGTLVDSLPANTANEIATVFASLPQKVIWRHVGPRPSTMGNNTLLVNWMPQNDLLGHPKIRAFVAHGGTNGVQEAIYHGVPVLGIPLFFDQFDNLLRIKVKGAAKILELSQLNGHNFQQALLEILSDDSYKMNMQRLSSLHRDQPMKPLDTAVFWTEFVMRNKGAPHLRTKAYRMPWYSYHSVDVILFLFSITAVVMFITIASIRYMCFRTNGTRKLKKK, encoded by the exons ATGCTGTTAATCCTAATAGTTGTACTCGGTGGCACTGCAGATAT TTGCGAGGGTGGCAAAATTCTGGTATATCCTGTGGATGGCAGTCACTGGGTCAACATGAAGGTGCTGATTGAGGCACTTCACTCTAGAGGTCATGACATTACTGTGATCAGACCCAGCTCCAGCTGGTATATTACAGAGCACTCATCTTTTTACAAGTCTATCACTGTCCCTGATGGAATTGACAGTGCAGATGAGTTTATTAAGgagtacataaataaaatgttagaaATACAGATAGGGAAGGCTTCCACCTTGACATATTTGAAGGTTCAGATGAGCTTCTTTTCCTTGATCGTCAATGCACACCTTATTGCTTGTAATACAGTGAGTAATATTATTGAAGACAAAGAACTGGTAAAGAGGCTACAAAATGAACAATATGATCTTGTTCTCACTGATCCAGCTATTACAGCAGGTGTTGTCTTGgcccattatttgaaattaccTCTGGTACTCAATGTACGTTGGATCATGTGTAGCGAGGGCCATTTTATCATTGCGCCTTCTCCACTTTCCTACATACCTGTACCTGGAACTGGCCTCTCAGACCAAATGACTTTCCTTCAAAGAGTCAAGAACAGCCTTTTCTATGCAGTAATTCTCTTCCAAGATAAGTTTGTGGTGGGGCCACATTACAAAGCTCTATGCCATAAATATTTTCATGACGACTGTGATGTTATTAGCCTTCTCCAGGAGGCTGATATTTGGCTCATGAGGCTTGATTTCGTCTTTGATTTCCCCAAGCCTACAATGCCCAATGTTGTTTACATTGGTGGGTTCCAATGTAAGCCCTCAAAGCCCCTCACTGAGGACTTGGAGGCCTTTGTGCAGAGTTCAGGAAAACACGGCTTTATCATCATGTCTTTGGGAACACTGGTAGACAGTCTTCCAGCCAACACGGCGAATGAAATTGCTACCGTTTTTGCCAGCCTCCCTCAAAAAGTCATCTGGAGGCATGTAGGACCTAGACCTTCCACTATGGGAAACAACACTCTGCTCGTGAACTGGATGCCACAGAACGACCTCCTGGGACACCCGAAGATCAGGGCGTTTGTAGCTCATGGTGGAACCAATGGAGTCCAAGAGGCTATTTACCATGGAGTGCCTGTCCTTGGCATCCCTTTGTTCTTTGATCAGTTTGATAACCTTCTGCGGATCAAAGTGAAAGGAGCAGCAAAAATTCTGGAGTTGTCCCAACTGAATGGCCACAATTTTCAACAGGCGCTACTGGAAATTCTCAGTGATGATTCTTATAAAATGAACATGCAGAGACTCTCCAGTCTTCACAGAGACCAGCCAATGAAACCTCTAGACACAGCTGTCTTCTGGACTGAGTTTGTTATGCGGAATAAAGGAGCCCCTCACCTGCGCACAAAGGCCTACAGGATGCCTTGGTACTCCTACCATTCAGTGGATGTGATTCTGTTTCTGTTTAGTATAACAGCAGTGGTTATGTTCATCACAATAGCATCCATCAGGTACATGTGTTTTAGAACAAATGGAAcaagaaaattgaaaaagaaatga
- the LOC136674391 gene encoding UDP-glucuronosyltransferase 1A5-like isoform X1, protein MKSIMHKKQSSMALPLLLIFVFFLSCEGGKILVYPVDGSHWVNMKVLIEALHSRGHDITVIRPSSSWYITEHSSFYKSITVPDGIDSADEFIKEYINKMLEIQIGKASTLTYLKVQMSFFSLIVNAHLIACNTVSNIIEDKELVKRLQNEQYDLVLTDPAITAGVVLAHYLKLPLVLNVRWIMCSEGHFIIAPSPLSYIPVPGTGLSDQMTFLQRVKNSLFYAVILFQDKFVVGPHYKALCHKYFHDDCDVISLLQEADIWLMRLDFVFDFPKPTMPNVVYIGGFQCKPSKPLTEDLEAFVQSSGKHGFIIMSLGTLVDSLPANTANEIATVFASLPQKVIWRHVGPRPSTMGNNTLLVNWMPQNDLLGHPKIRAFVAHGGTNGVQEAIYHGVPVLGIPLFFDQFDNLLRIKVKGAAKILELSQLNGHNFQQALLEILSDDSYKMNMQRLSSLHRDQPMKPLDTAVFWTEFVMRNKGAPHLRTKAYRMPWYSYHSVDVILFLFSITAVVMFITIASIRYMCFRTNGTRKLKKK, encoded by the coding sequence atgaAATCAATTATGCATAAGAAACAGTCCTCCATGGCTTTGCCATTGCTCTTGATATTTGTCTTCTTTCTGAGTTGCGAGGGTGGCAAAATTCTGGTATATCCTGTGGATGGCAGTCACTGGGTCAACATGAAGGTGCTGATTGAGGCACTTCACTCTAGAGGTCATGACATTACTGTGATCAGACCCAGCTCCAGCTGGTATATTACAGAGCACTCATCTTTTTACAAGTCTATCACTGTCCCTGATGGAATTGACAGTGCAGATGAGTTTATTAAGgagtacataaataaaatgttagaaATACAGATAGGGAAGGCTTCCACCTTGACATATTTGAAGGTTCAGATGAGCTTCTTTTCCTTGATCGTCAATGCACACCTTATTGCTTGTAATACAGTGAGTAATATTATTGAAGACAAAGAACTGGTAAAGAGGCTACAAAATGAACAATATGATCTTGTTCTCACTGATCCAGCTATTACAGCAGGTGTTGTCTTGgcccattatttgaaattaccTCTGGTACTCAATGTACGTTGGATCATGTGTAGCGAGGGCCATTTTATCATTGCGCCTTCTCCACTTTCCTACATACCTGTACCTGGAACTGGCCTCTCAGACCAAATGACTTTCCTTCAAAGAGTCAAGAACAGCCTTTTCTATGCAGTAATTCTCTTCCAAGATAAGTTTGTGGTGGGGCCACATTACAAAGCTCTATGCCATAAATATTTTCATGACGACTGTGATGTTATTAGCCTTCTCCAGGAGGCTGATATTTGGCTCATGAGGCTTGATTTCGTCTTTGATTTCCCCAAGCCTACAATGCCCAATGTTGTTTACATTGGTGGGTTCCAATGTAAGCCCTCAAAGCCCCTCACTGAGGACTTGGAGGCCTTTGTGCAGAGTTCAGGAAAACACGGCTTTATCATCATGTCTTTGGGAACACTGGTAGACAGTCTTCCAGCCAACACGGCGAATGAAATTGCTACCGTTTTTGCCAGCCTCCCTCAAAAAGTCATCTGGAGGCATGTAGGACCTAGACCTTCCACTATGGGAAACAACACTCTGCTCGTGAACTGGATGCCACAGAACGACCTCCTGGGACACCCGAAGATCAGGGCGTTTGTAGCTCATGGTGGAACCAATGGAGTCCAAGAGGCTATTTACCATGGAGTGCCTGTCCTTGGCATCCCTTTGTTCTTTGATCAGTTTGATAACCTTCTGCGGATCAAAGTGAAAGGAGCAGCAAAAATTCTGGAGTTGTCCCAACTGAATGGCCACAATTTTCAACAGGCGCTACTGGAAATTCTCAGTGATGATTCTTATAAAATGAACATGCAGAGACTCTCCAGTCTTCACAGAGACCAGCCAATGAAACCTCTAGACACAGCTGTCTTCTGGACTGAGTTTGTTATGCGGAATAAAGGAGCCCCTCACCTGCGCACAAAGGCCTACAGGATGCCTTGGTACTCCTACCATTCAGTGGATGTGATTCTGTTTCTGTTTAGTATAACAGCAGTGGTTATGTTCATCACAATAGCATCCATCAGGTACATGTGTTTTAGAACAAATGGAAcaagaaaattgaaaaagaaatga